Part of the Polaribacter sp. Hel1_33_78 genome is shown below.
CTTGTAAAGGTTTAAAAGTATCTACCATCACTGCTAATTCTTCAGTTTTTGTATGACCAATACTTCTTTCGGTTGCGCCTGGATGCGGCCCATGTGGAATTCCTGCTGGATGTAGAGAAATATGACCTTGATCCACATCATTTCTGCTCATAAAATCGCCATCCACATAATATAAAACCTCATCTGAATCTATATTACTGTGATTGTAAGGCGCAGGAATTGAATTCGGGTGATAATCATATAAACGCGGCACAAAACTGCAAATTACAAATGCATTCGTTTCAAAAGTTTGATGCACTGGCGGCGGTTGATGAATTCTACCTGTAATTGGTTCGAAATCATGAATTGAAAATGCGTAGGGAAAATTATATCCGTCATAGCCCACCACATCAAAAGGATGCGAAGCATAAATCATTTCTATAATTTCACCTTGCTTTTTTACTTTGATTAGAAAATCACCTAACTCATTGTGTGTTTCTAATTCTTGCGGCCTTCTTAAATCGCGCTCACAGAAGGGTGAATGCTCTAATAATTGGCCGAAATAATTCCTGTATCTTTTTGGAGTATACACTGGCGAATAGGATTCCACAATAAATAGTCGATTGTTTTCATCATCAAAATCTAATTTATAGATAATTCCACGCGGAATTACTAAATAGTCTCCATATTTAAAATCTAGATTCCCTAGCATTGTGCGTAATTTACCCGTTCCTTTATGGATAAAAATCACCTCATCTGCATCTGTATTTTTATAAAAATAATCTTTGGTTGATTGTTTCGGTGCAGCTAAAATAATGTTACAATCTGAGTTCGTTAAAACGACCTTTCTACTTTCTAGATAGTCGCTTTCTTGCGGAACTTGAAACCCTTTAAAACGATACGATTGAATATTATTTGCTTTGGCAATTTTTGGAGCGATAGAATATTGCCTTACAATTTCTTTGACCATTGTTGGTCTATGTTCATGATAGCTGTTGGTAGACATTCCGTCAAAACCAATGGTTCCAAATAGTTGTTCATAATATAAACTTCCATCTTTTTTACGAAATTGCGTATGTCTTTTGGGTGGTATTTCCCCTAATTTATGATAAAAAGGCATGATTTTTAAAATTGAATGATTAAAAGTAACATTATTAAAATCTATATTTTTCTTAAAATAACGAATTAGATTTTAATAAAGAGATTCCTGTCAAAGCAGAAATGACAGAATTAAAGAATCATTCTGGATTACGTTTTATTAAGAATTTTAAATATACTAATAACTCTGTAAACATTTCAATCGATTTCGCTGAAAAACAAATATACAAAAAGTCTCTCGAAAATTTTAAATTTATTAAGAAGCAAACCGTATTCAAAAGTTTTAAAATTCGGATAGAAATTAATTCCAAAATAAATAACCCAGAATTGTTTTAGGAACCTATACACTTTTTTACTTCCTCAATTCCTATTTCAAACAAAATAGTATTTATTTTATGTCTGTAAATAAAATTTTGCCTGTGCAAAAAGGACATCCTAAATTAATCAATCTTCTTAATAACTGCTTTTGGGGCTTCTTTTCTTGTACCGTCAAAACCATCAACTCCACCAACAGTAGTGTATTTCATTACATATTTTTTATTTGGAAAAATAAGCTTGTATGCACTTTGACACATTAATGTTGCTTCGTGAAAACCACATAAAATTAACTTCAATTTACCCGGATAAGTATTTACATCTCCAATGGCATAAATACCTGGAATGTTCGTTTGATAATCTAAAGCATTGTTTACTTTAATGGCGTTTTTTTCAATTTCTAACCCCCAATTTGCGATTGGCCCTAATTTTGGTGACAATCCAAACAATGGAATAAAATGATCTGTTTCTATTGTAAAAGGCGCTTCCCCTTTTTGGATAATAGCAACCCCAGTGACCTTATCAGTTCCAATAATTTCTTTTACTTCTGCCGGAGTTATCATTCTTATTTTACCTGCATCCTTCAATTCCTGCACTTTATCTACAGAATCTAAAGCACCTCTAAATTCGTTTCTTCTATGAATTAGAGTTACTGAAGAAGCAACATCTGTTAAGAAAATAGCCCAATCTAAAGCAGAATCTCCACCACCAGAAATAACTACTTTTTTATTTCTATAAAATTCTGGATCACGAATAATATACTCTACCCCCTTATCTTCAAAATTAGCAATGTTTGGAATTGGTGGTTTACGAGGCTCAAAACTTCCTAATCCACCAGCAATAGCAACAATTTTTGCGTGATGCTTCGTTCCTTTATTCGTGGTTACAAAAAACGTGTCGTCGTCTTGTTTTTCTATTATTTCTGCACGTTCTCCTAATGTAAAACCTGGTTCAAATTGTTTAATTTGCTCCATTAATTTATCGGTTAAATCACCCGCTAAAATTTCTGGATATGCAGGAATATCATAAATAGGTTTCTTTGGATAAATTTCAGAACATTGGCCACCAACTTGCGGTAATGCGTCTATTAAATGACAACGCAGTTTTAATAAACCTGCTTCAAAAACGGTAAATAAACCTGTTGGCCCTGCACCAATAATTAAGATATCTGTTGTAATCATTCTATTATTTTTAAAACCTCACAAGGTTTTATGCTTGTAAGGTCTTTTTTTGTATTCGTAAACGCGTTAGGGATTGAAGCATCTGTTTGAGCTCTTTTTTACTTTTTTAGAAGTAAAAAAAGCGAGTGCTAAAAGCCCGACCTTTTGAGGTAACGCTAAAAAATATATTTTTTAAATGTTCAAAAACTAACTTTTATTGGTTTAAGCAACATTTATTACTTCTGATATTTGTGGTGCATACTTTTTTATGGTTGCTTCCACACCGTTTTTTAATGTCATTTGATTTACAGAACAACCGGTGCAAGCTCCTTCTAACTGAACTTTTACTATTGAGTTTTCTATAGAAAGTAGCTTGATGTTTCCTCCATCACTTATTAAAAAAGGACGAATTTCATCTAATGCTTTTTCAACATTATTTACTGTTTCTTGTGCTGTCATAATCTTATTTTTTAACGGAACTACAACCACTCATTGTTGTGATTCTAACTACTTCTGTTGGTGGCAAATTGGCATTTCTTTTTAATAATTGGGATAACATTTCTTTCGTAATTTCTTTAAAAGACTCCTCTAAAACTGTTCCTTCTTGCAATGCCACAGGGTGTCCAACATCTCCTGATTCACGAATACTTTGTACCAGCGGAATTTCTCCTAAGAATTTAGTGTCAATATCTGCTGCTAAATTTTTTGCACCATCTTTTCCAAAGATATAATATTTATTTTCGGGCAATTCTTCTGGTGTAAAATACGCCATGTTCTCAATAATTCCTAACACAGGAACCTTAATACTATCTTGTTGAAACATTGCAACTCCTTTTTTAGCATCTGCTAATGCAATATTTTGAGGCGTACTTACCACAACAGCTCCATTAATCGGCAAAGCCTGCACAATTGATAGATGAACATCTCCGGTTCCTGGAGGCAAATCAATTAAAAGAAAATCTAACGCTCCCCAATCTGCATCAAAAATTAATTGATTTAATGCTTTAGAAGCCATAGGCCCTCGCCAAATTACCGCTTGATCTGGATTTGTGAAAAACCCTAAAGACAATAATTTTACACCATAATTTTCTACAGGTTTCATTTTTGAACGACCATCCACATTTACAGAAAGTGGTTTTGCTTTTTCTACATCAAACATAATATGTTGTGATGGTCCATACACATCAGCATCTAAAACACCAACATTAAAACCCATTTTAGCTAAAGAAATAGCTGTATTTGCTGTAATTGTAGATTTACCAACACCACCTTTCCCTGATGCAATTGCAATGATGTTTTTAATATTCGGAATTTCTTTACCTCGAATTTGATTTGACTTTTCTTTTGGTTCAGGTTTCTCTACTTTCACATTAATTTTTACATCAATGTTTTCATCAACATTTGTCTTAATTGCCTTCGTAATTTCTGACTCAATTTTCTTTTTTGCTTGCAAAGTTGGATTGCTGATGGTTACATCTACTTCAACTTCGTTGTCAAAACGAACAACATTAGTTACATTATTGTTTTCAATTAAGCTTTTTCCTTCACCAGGAGCTGTAATTGTTTCTAATGCTTTGTATATATCTTCTTTTTTAAAACTCATGAATTAATAGTATTTAGACCTTTTTAATTTAATCTAGTCTGCAAATATACAGCTTACTTACAAGAAATTAAGATGAATAGATTGTGATTATTTATGGATTGATAAGTGGAATTTATTTGACTTCCTTTAGTGGATCCCAGAATACTTTTTCTAAATCTTGAATTTGATTTTCAAGAACAACAATACCTTCGTTTTCCAATAATTGCTGCATTAAATTTGTGCCCTCAAAATGATGTTTCCCTGTAAGCAATCCTTTTTTATTGACG
Proteins encoded:
- a CDS encoding homogentisate 1,2-dioxygenase, which codes for MPFYHKLGEIPPKRHTQFRKKDGSLYYEQLFGTIGFDGMSTNSYHEHRPTMVKEIVRQYSIAPKIAKANNIQSYRFKGFQVPQESDYLESRKVVLTNSDCNIILAAPKQSTKDYFYKNTDADEVIFIHKGTGKLRTMLGNLDFKYGDYLVIPRGIIYKLDFDDENNRLFIVESYSPVYTPKRYRNYFGQLLEHSPFCERDLRRPQELETHNELGDFLIKVKKQGEIIEMIYASHPFDVVGYDGYNFPYAFSIHDFEPITGRIHQPPPVHQTFETNAFVICSFVPRLYDYHPNSIPAPYNHSNIDSDEVLYYVDGDFMSRNDVDQGHISLHPAGIPHGPHPGATERSIGHTKTEELAVMVDTFKPLQVTEEAMKIADEEYYKSWLE
- a CDS encoding NAD(P)/FAD-dependent oxidoreductase, encoding MITTDILIIGAGPTGLFTVFEAGLLKLRCHLIDALPQVGGQCSEIYPKKPIYDIPAYPEILAGDLTDKLMEQIKQFEPGFTLGERAEIIEKQDDDTFFVTTNKGTKHHAKIVAIAGGLGSFEPRKPPIPNIANFEDKGVEYIIRDPEFYRNKKVVISGGGDSALDWAIFLTDVASSVTLIHRRNEFRGALDSVDKVQELKDAGKIRMITPAEVKEIIGTDKVTGVAIIQKGEAPFTIETDHFIPLFGLSPKLGPIANWGLEIEKNAIKVNNALDYQTNIPGIYAIGDVNTYPGKLKLILCGFHEATLMCQSAYKLIFPNKKYVMKYTTVGGVDGFDGTRKEAPKAVIKKID
- a CDS encoding NifU family protein produces the protein MTAQETVNNVEKALDEIRPFLISDGGNIKLLSIENSIVKVQLEGACTGCSVNQMTLKNGVEATIKKYAPQISEVINVA
- a CDS encoding Mrp/NBP35 family ATP-binding protein — encoded protein: MSFKKEDIYKALETITAPGEGKSLIENNNVTNVVRFDNEVEVDVTISNPTLQAKKKIESEITKAIKTNVDENIDVKINVKVEKPEPKEKSNQIRGKEIPNIKNIIAIASGKGGVGKSTITANTAISLAKMGFNVGVLDADVYGPSQHIMFDVEKAKPLSVNVDGRSKMKPVENYGVKLLSLGFFTNPDQAVIWRGPMASKALNQLIFDADWGALDFLLIDLPPGTGDVHLSIVQALPINGAVVVSTPQNIALADAKKGVAMFQQDSIKVPVLGIIENMAYFTPEELPENKYYIFGKDGAKNLAADIDTKFLGEIPLVQSIRESGDVGHPVALQEGTVLEESFKEITKEMLSQLLKRNANLPPTEVVRITTMSGCSSVKK